ggaggtggtgagtgacaggagaatggtggctaagctgtcatccctgttggacaacatctcccaccccatgcatgagactgtgacagcactgagcagctccttcagtgggagactgcggcacccacggtgtgggacggagagatttcgcaggtctttcctccccactgctgtcagactccacaacaaagactccaactgatcaacacacacattcacacatgtgcaataacactaatgtgcaataatcttttctggcatcgttgtatttttactgagttgtatatagcacttgtattctatttttatcttattgcatattttattctattttattctactgtatatagtattttattttattctattctgtacagttgtatactgtatttattcttattttattttattctaatttttgcttcataacttttgcactgtccacttcctgctgtgacaaaacaaatttcccacgtgtgggactaataaaggttatcttatcttatcttatcttatcttaaatggACAGCATCAAAAATTCAATTAgattctattttatttctttagtgacaaatcacagcaacagaaCTTAAATTGATTTACTGTTGTTCAGATTTTCCATAATAACAGTGCCTTTAAGCACAGGCAAGGGTACAGgttcttgtttttttagctTCTTCAATCTCCATCAGAAAAGTTTGTAGTTGAATTAAATACCGATGTTACTCATAACACTGAAGTCCACAACGTTTATATGGAAATATACCTTTGAGGCAAGGgaggtttatttatatagcacatttttaTGTGCGACACATTTCACAGTGCTTTATATTAACATTAAAATCAAggaacattaaaaatgaatagcAAAAAACCATCAATAGAATACATACAGTGAAGATCACATTTAAAAAGTTAAcctgaaaatgtaattttataataaaaaaaaagactagtTTACTTCTGGATTTACTAGTTTAGGCACAGTTTTATTGAAACTGACATTTTAAGATCAGTTAAGTTGACATTCAGTGACACTTTTCATTTTCCATTAATACATATTACCATAAATAAGTGCTAAATATAACATTGTATACTTGTGTccattttctgtttaattaaatTCTTCTACTGTAAACAGCTAGaataatttcattcaaattcaacAAAAAGAGGAGTTTGATGGCTAAAAACACATTAGACATCACCAGATATCATACCGagctttgtttattttatggACAAGGCTTAGATCCATCCAGAGGTTCACATTGATTCACCACAGACTTCTCCGACCTGAATGCTGTTATATTTCCCTGTGATGGATGTTATTCGGATGTTCCCATTACCGTAAGTGCGCCTGAGGCGTCCTGTGAATGGGATGTCGACTTTGTATTTGTACTGGAGCATATTAATGACACAGGATTGGTTTGGTGGCACAGTGATCTCCACAGATACAGTATCAGTAAAGCTCTCTGTCACAGTTGTTCCTTGGGTAAATGCAAAGGACACCTCAGTGCTGATGtgaatttcttttttgaagAGAGCAGGGATTATTGAATTCCATTCTTTTGAATTCTACTGGCGACAGAGAAAGACTGGACTCAGAGTGGTCAAGcttaaaaaataatctttattctttacatttccAGAAATGGAGACCCGCCACAAGAACACACAAGCTCAGGTCTGAAAACATTAGAAGCCAGCATGGTTATATAGTTCTGCtgcacgtcacacacacacacacagtttacttAGTTCCGCTTTTTctatacttcctgttttctgcaCAAGACGTGCAGTCTACTCTGTGACTTTTGGCACACATTCTAACTCACAAGGGCGCTTTCCTACACTGGGctctataaaacaatataaacagaaaataagcattAAGACTATATATTTATATCGTAACAGGATACCAATTGTAATGCTTGTATTaacagtaactgtaacagaagaAGTAGTGTCCCACCTGTGCTCCACCTCAGACGTCTTTGAGATGGAACTTGTTTTCACTACTGGTTGACATTCATAGTTGCTGATGGTTGTTTGACGCATGGCCTCAGGAGGATATTGGAGAATTTTAGCGTTGTCAATGTTGTACATGACATCATAAATCTGTTGGCTGACTATATTTTCATTGGTGATCAGGACCTTGTAGGATCTGTACGTATATACTTTACCCTTCCAGGGCAGGTAGAAGGCCTTTTCTTTAGTGGACACCTTCCCAAGTCCATATTTGTTCATTCCTACATATATTTGCTCCCCTAGACAGGTCGAGACTGAATTCTTGGGCACCTTACCAGACGAATTATCCTTCCACTCCAGGATCTCAAAGTTGTCTCTGTTGACCAGCAACTCAAAGGGATCTACTCTGTGAAATCTGATTTTGCGAGCAAAGACACAATAAGGACCCTCTTTGGGGGTATAAAAACCTGTGCCACATTTGTATTTACAGACATAATCAGTGCGATGAAAATGTCTGTTGTAAATTGAGACTGCAGTGTTGGGAATAGCGTGTTTAAATGTGATCCACTCCAGGTTGGTGTCAATGGTAGTCTTAAAGGAAGAAGAATGAACTGGCCTCCTCTGTCTGAACTTTGTAACACTAAGAAGAGGCTGGTCTGTCAGCATCGATCTGTTAGCCGATTTCCCAGGAATCCCAGTTGCATCTGAGTTCACCagtgaagaaaagaaagaaaaggagaaagacaaaaacattgaGCTCCTGGCTTGGTTTTATTATTCTGGTAATATATATCAGTTTATTGATCACCCTTTCATCTTTATTAATAAACTGGATGTTTATTAGAAGGCACAGCATCAGTTGCTTAATGAATGGGTGAGGCAAACAAATTTTACCAtcgacatgctaaaatctcaagaggAGCAGATCCGACAGAGACTGACAATGCTTTAGATGAgaatactcttaaaaaggtgtttgactttactgagaaggctcgtctagcacagcacaagaagtctaaAACCAGGtaacaaaggaagtttgacttacttgttgtacgtcggaaaccaccgcaaaatacggagagtgtcctcagtggCCAGAAGAGACAAGGATGCGACACggaggatgtggacaagtgggtgaagaatttgtctgacagacagctcacccaaacagagaaaaacatccttgctaaagggttgaattttgctgtcacaccgagaaaaatcccgctagtggagctgatcacagccacagaaacagcaattcgtaacaacaatattgcagaagtggaagcagagcaactacggacgaaagtttcggcctgtctcagcaatgcaaagcccccagcatccaacatcaccatggaggagaggaaggcactcacatcacttagtgatgacaacaacattatcatccttccggcagacaagggtaggtgcacagtattgctaaaccagaaagactatcatgagaagattttgtcactactcagtgatgaaaatacttatgagcccctgaaatgagacccaggaagtggctacaggaagagggtgatagactgtctgaagcagttagaacaagacaaggctattgaccggacctcataccacaggctatacccaggggagtctacaccaagtctgtatggtttaccgaaaatacataaacagggtgcacctttaagaccgattgtctgcatgatcaactctgtcacctataacatctccaagtttctggcttcaatcctcaacccgctggtgggcagctctgaacaccacacccagaacaccctggattttgttgagaaggtgggagatgtcattatggaggcagatgaaaccatggtctcgtacgacgttacatctctcttcacttgcatcccagtcacggaagcgttggggGTAGTgtgtaagagattacaggatgacaccaatctcagcaacaggaccactcttagcaagtgtgtttgcttttggagctgtgtcttcattccacctacttcacatacaagggtcagttctacaggcagaaacatgggtgtgccatgggctccccagtttcacccatcgtggccagtttgtacatggaagaagtggaaaagagggctttgctatcctaccctggaacaccaccaagccattggttcagatatgtggatgacacctgggtgaaaatcaaatctcaggacgtactacatttcacggatcacattaactcagtggaccgacacatcaaattcaccagggaggatatgaaaagtggcaggttagccttcttagactgtgagatttccatcaggaatgggggacatctaaaagctgacgtgtaccgtaaacctacacatacggatcagtatctaaggtttgactctcatcatccactggagcacaaactgggtgtcatcaggacgctacaacacagagcgaacaccagccccacagacacagcggccagggaggcagaagaacagcacatcaagaaggccctgagtaaatgtggttatcccagctggacttttgtcaaagcgggaaaggcacctaaagaaagctccagccgatccaggagagaaggacaaccgctgcccaagcgaaaacctgtagtgatcctgTACATGTCAGGAGTAtcagaacagttgagacgcattttttctaaacaccaagtctctgtggcttttaaaccccaaaatacgctgcgccaaaaattggtccaccccaaggatcgggtcccccgacacaaacagagtaacatagtgtacgctgttaagtgccaggaggattgccagaatttatacatcggggaaaccaaacaacatctagcgaagcggatggcacaacactgaagagctacctcgtcaggccaggactctgcagtctatttacacctacaggccagtggacactctttcaatgatgaggatgtacacatcctggacagggaggaacgctggtttgagcgcggagtcaaggagttccatttacgtgaagagggaaagaccatctctgaatcgaggagggggcctaagggtacatctttcgccatcttacaatgctgtgattgcagacattccccaactctctgtgaatggtactcatggccattgatcagtggtctttgatcagtgggttttggtcagtggttgttgatcaatggtcatgagaatttgcataattatgattaaggaactgacctcacagccctttgtcccttcagtgggctggtttcagtcattatgcaaatgtactgtttataagattggggaaacctgcagtcagctgagactgaagaagtcacttggatgagtgacgaaacgtttctcccacaaaacgctacgtccagatgaacagaatcaacttttggaaacTG
This region of Pelmatolapia mariae isolate MD_Pm_ZW linkage group LG12, Pm_UMD_F_2, whole genome shotgun sequence genomic DNA includes:
- the LOC134639175 gene encoding natterin-3-like, with product MLTDQPLLSVTKFRQRRPVHSSSFKTTIDTNLEWITFKHAIPNTAVSIYNRHFHRTDYVCKYKCGTGFYTPKEGPYCVFARKIRFHRVDPFELLVNRDNFEILEWKDNSSGKVPKNSVSTCLGEQIYVGMNKYGLGKVSTKEKAFYLPWKGKVYTYRSYKVLITNENIVSQQIYDVMYNIDNAKILQYPPEAMRQTTISNYECQPVVKTSSISKTSEVEHRWDTTSSVTVTVNTSITIGSGEESSKRDVYIIPISQHFDCAGVVWWDGDLYFNSVGTVSSRSGFREVTV